The following coding sequences lie in one Arachis hypogaea cultivar Tifrunner chromosome 4, arahy.Tifrunner.gnm2.J5K5, whole genome shotgun sequence genomic window:
- the LOC112796664 gene encoding BOI-related E3 ubiquitin-protein ligase 1, translating to MAVEAPHNLFPPQQFLSNTEFMKLSHNQYQQHNMMMDAGIITMNNNNNTASTTTMPESLLMPLYASCDPNSINKSDSGLTYHHRISLPRKRSREDSIAESSNVLPLPQKSKLSSPFLHHHNNLLLHHLNNQHSEIDQLISQHTERVRLELEEQRTRQSRTFLTAIQEAVITKLKEKDDEIQRMGKLNFALQERVKSLCLENQLWRDLAQTNEATANSLRSNLEQVLAHVATDDNHQHHNNNNGYGYDDEAESSCASNNRHLRLEDDADDGGDSGAAAVRMCKKCGERESIVLLLPCRHLCLCTACGSTVRNCPLCNSGINASVHVNLS from the exons ATGGCAGTGGAAGCACCTCACAACCTCTTCCCTCCACAACAGTTTCTGAGTAACACAGAATTCATGAAGCTGAGCCACAACCAGTACCAGCAGCACAACATGATGATGGACGCTGGAATAATAACCatgaataacaacaacaatacagcttcaacaacaacaatgccggAATCGTTGCTGATGCCTCTCTACGCATCCTGCGATCCAAACTCGATAAACAAATCAGACAGCGGCCTCACATATCACCACCGCATCTCTCTCCCTCGGAAGCGTTCCAGAGAAGACTCCATAGCTGAATCATCCAACGTCCTCCCGCTTCCTCAGAAAAGCAAACTCTCTTCTCCCTTCCTCCACCACCATAACAACCTCCTCCTCCACCACCTTAACAACCAACACTCCGAGATCGACCAACTCATCTCCCAACAC ACGGAGAGAGTGAGATTGGAACTGGAGGAACAGAGAACGAGGCAGTCAAGAACGTTTCTGACCGCAATCCAAGAAGCGGTTATCACGAAGCTGAAGGAGAAGGACGACGAGATTCAAAGAATGGGGAAACTGAACTTTGCTCTACAAGAACGCGTAAAATCGCTCTGCCTCGAGAATCAGCTATGGAGGGACCTCGCTCAGACCAACGAAGCCACCGCCAACTCCCTCCGATCCAATCTAGAACAAGTCCTCGCTCACGTCGCCACCGACGACAACCACCAACACCACAACAACAATAACGGTTACGGTTACGACGACGAGGCGGAATCGAGTTGCGCCAGCAACAACCGCCACCTCCGCCTCGAGGATGACGCCGACGACGGAGGAGACTCCGGCGCCGCCGCAGTGAGGATGTGCAAGAAATGTGGGGAGAGAGAGTCGATAGTGTTGTTGCTGCCGTGTAGGCATCTCTGCCTCTGCACAGCATGTGGGTCCACCGTTCGGAACTGCCCTCTCTGCAATTCTGGCATCAATGCGAGTGTTCATGTTAATCTCTCTtag